In Chryseobacterium lactis, a single genomic region encodes these proteins:
- a CDS encoding ABC transporter ATP-binding protein — MAENMIEIKSLYKKYKNSDEFSVNDISLNIEKNEIYGILGPNGAGKTTLISMLSGLIKPTSGLFTINGLSPHKDGFKIRQIIGIVPQEYALYPTLTARENLMFFGSLYGLKHKQLKKAIDDSLEIMGLSKFADKQVGQFSGGMKRRCNLIAGTLHNPKVLFLDEPTVGVDVQSKKVIIDFLQELNKNGTCIIYTSHHLSEAEEFCTKIAIIDRGKIHAVGTPEELVSQIASAENLEDVFISLTGKELRDVVV; from the coding sequence ATGGCGGAGAATATGATTGAAATCAAAAGTTTATATAAAAAGTACAAAAACTCAGATGAGTTTTCTGTCAATGATATCTCTTTGAATATCGAAAAAAACGAGATCTACGGAATTCTTGGACCAAACGGAGCAGGAAAAACCACCTTGATTTCTATGCTTTCGGGATTGATTAAGCCTACTTCAGGACTATTTACAATTAACGGATTATCGCCACACAAAGATGGTTTCAAAATAAGACAGATTATCGGTATTGTACCTCAGGAATATGCACTTTATCCTACCCTTACTGCAAGAGAGAACTTAATGTTTTTCGGCAGTTTATATGGTTTAAAACATAAACAGCTTAAAAAAGCAATTGATGATTCCCTTGAAATCATGGGACTTTCAAAATTTGCAGATAAACAGGTGGGGCAATTTTCAGGAGGGATGAAACGCCGTTGCAACCTCATCGCCGGAACCCTTCATAATCCGAAGGTTTTGTTTTTGGATGAACCGACCGTTGGTGTTGATGTTCAATCCAAAAAAGTAATTATTGATTTCTTACAGGAATTGAATAAAAACGGAACCTGCATTATTTATACTTCCCATCACCTTTCTGAAGCGGAAGAATTTTGCACCAAAATAGCCATCATTGACAGGGGGAAAATACATGCTGTGGGAACACCTGAAGAATTGGTTTCCCAAATTGCCAGCGCTGAAAACCTTGAGGATGTTTTCATTTCATTAACCGGAAAAGAATTAAGAGATGTTGTTGTATAA
- a CDS encoding ABC transporter permease codes for MLLYKLWRSFIKEILLLKRDIGGIVIIFVMPLLLIVTITLIQDSTFKNLEGSKIPIIFIDNDKSEVSKNIKSELESSKTFQLLTNYNEKSAQEAVFSGDYQMAIVIPENLTKDLNSNIESKVQTIVSSFGLEGDSAKTKIASPKAKEIHLYFDPATNAGFKNSVMNSVNKMVFEIENKKIYKAFQDQLGTTENLDENKNLISFKEITPKKGEMDVMPNSVQHNVPAWTLFAIFFIVVPLSINLVKEKSQGTSVRARISPTPYFVHILGKTFTYLIICIIQFLLMVAVGIYLFPYMDLPAFDVSGKMFHLVVVTLFAGLAAIGFGVLLGTIADTQEQSAPFGATSVVVLAAIGGIWVPVFLMPDFMQTVAKFSPMNWGLNAYYDIILRNSGIGGIAKELAFLFLFYLATVSISIFYEKKQNAV; via the coding sequence ATGTTGTTGTATAAACTGTGGAGAAGCTTTATTAAGGAAATTCTTCTGCTCAAAAGAGATATCGGAGGAATTGTCATCATATTTGTAATGCCGTTGCTTTTAATTGTAACCATTACCTTAATCCAGGATTCAACCTTTAAAAATCTTGAAGGCTCGAAAATCCCAATCATTTTTATTGACAACGACAAATCTGAAGTTTCAAAAAATATAAAAAGTGAACTGGAAAGCAGCAAAACTTTTCAGCTGTTGACCAACTATAACGAAAAATCAGCTCAGGAAGCCGTTTTCTCGGGAGATTATCAGATGGCCATCGTCATTCCTGAAAATCTGACGAAAGATTTAAATTCAAATATTGAGTCAAAAGTTCAGACCATTGTAAGCTCATTTGGCTTGGAAGGAGATTCTGCAAAAACAAAAATAGCTTCTCCAAAAGCAAAAGAAATTCATTTATATTTCGATCCGGCGACCAATGCAGGATTCAAAAACTCTGTGATGAATTCTGTCAACAAAATGGTTTTTGAAATCGAAAATAAAAAAATTTACAAGGCATTTCAGGATCAACTGGGGACTACAGAAAATCTGGATGAAAACAAAAACCTGATTAGCTTTAAAGAAATTACTCCTAAAAAAGGAGAAATGGATGTGATGCCGAACTCTGTTCAGCACAACGTCCCGGCATGGACTCTTTTTGCCATCTTTTTTATTGTTGTTCCATTATCTATCAACCTGGTAAAAGAAAAAAGCCAGGGAACAAGTGTTAGAGCAAGAATCAGCCCTACCCCCTATTTTGTGCATATTTTAGGAAAAACATTTACATACCTTATCATTTGTATCATTCAGTTTTTACTGATGGTTGCTGTGGGTATTTATCTTTTTCCATACATGGATCTTCCTGCATTTGATGTATCAGGAAAAATGTTTCACCTTGTGGTAGTCACCTTATTTGCAGGATTAGCGGCTATCGGATTCGGAGTTTTATTGGGAACTATTGCCGACACTCAGGAACAATCTGCCCCATTTGGAGCTACATCGGTTGTTGTATTGGCAGCCATTGGCGGAATCTGGGTACCGGTATTTTTAATGCCTGATTTCATGCAGACGGTAGCTAAGTTCTCTCCAATGAACTGGGGACTGAACGCTTATTATGATATTATATTAAGAAATAGTGGTATCGGCGGAATTGCAAAAGAATTAGCTTTCTTATTTTTATTCTACCTTGCAACGGTATCCATTTCCATTTTTTACGAGAAAAAACAAAATGCAGTCTAA
- a CDS encoding acyl-CoA thioesterase, with the protein MQSKENILSCTEEVRVRFNETDPLGIVWHGHYIVYFEDGREAFGREHGLTYLDIQNAGYVTPIVKSTCEHFLPLKYGETFKIVTTFVNSVSAKLIYTYEIFNQEDKLVCTGETIQVFLDSENNLCLYNPEFFQTWKDKMGLS; encoded by the coding sequence ATGCAGTCTAAAGAAAACATATTATCCTGTACTGAAGAAGTAAGAGTACGATTCAATGAAACTGATCCATTGGGGATCGTCTGGCATGGACACTATATCGTTTATTTTGAAGACGGAAGGGAGGCTTTCGGAAGAGAACACGGCTTAACTTACCTGGATATTCAGAATGCCGGGTATGTAACACCTATTGTAAAAAGTACCTGTGAACATTTTCTTCCACTAAAATATGGAGAAACATTCAAGATTGTCACCACTTTTGTGAACTCAGTCTCAGCAAAACTGATCTATACATATGAGATTTTTAATCAGGAAGATAAACTGGTCTGTACTGGGGAAACCATACAGGTATTTTTAGATAGTGAAAATAATCTGTGTCTTTACAATCCGGAGTTTTTTCAAACCTGGAAAGATAAAATGGGATTATCATGA